A single region of the Paraburkholderia sp. SOS3 genome encodes:
- a CDS encoding type VI secretion system protein TssA, whose protein sequence is MNSARRQALPQAETARFEAPLPYDWMTPVDVDSPCGPDLEYDPEFVVLSSQLAARMDAQYGDFVGTPEPVDWGEAERDCRRLLLRSKDMRLAVLFTRCRTRLAASSGLAEGLTLLAAWLGAFPETVHPQPGVDDDLDVASEIRMNALQTLTDTDGLMSDVREIALTRSSAARLQVRDVERAFAYPRPVDSLAPESVTRQIDDLRSRQPDALAGFEAALTSLECIESWCKGHLGVYQPDFSTLSRLLRRVIGDAVTTVSVPQEAPCAEAIVPETSGGGVLAGSRHAGLPRMVASDTVALDAGTLSLRDRDEALDLIREARHWFERHEPSSPIPVLLRRAEQFVGKRYADVVKAIPAELLEQWERQE, encoded by the coding sequence ATGAACAGCGCTAGGAGGCAGGCCTTGCCGCAAGCAGAAACAGCACGATTCGAAGCGCCATTGCCGTACGACTGGATGACACCCGTCGACGTGGATTCGCCATGCGGGCCGGACCTCGAATACGACCCGGAGTTCGTCGTGCTGTCGTCACAGCTTGCCGCGAGGATGGATGCGCAGTACGGGGACTTCGTCGGTACCCCGGAACCCGTGGACTGGGGCGAGGCGGAGCGAGACTGCCGGCGTCTGCTTCTGCGTAGCAAGGACATGCGCCTTGCCGTGCTCTTTACGCGTTGCCGCACGAGGCTCGCGGCGTCGAGCGGACTGGCGGAGGGGCTGACGCTGCTGGCTGCCTGGCTCGGTGCGTTTCCCGAGACTGTTCACCCGCAACCCGGCGTCGATGACGACCTGGACGTCGCATCGGAAATTCGCATGAACGCGTTGCAAACGCTGACCGATACCGATGGCCTGATGTCGGATGTCCGGGAAATCGCGCTGACGCGTTCGTCGGCCGCACGTTTGCAGGTCCGCGATGTCGAGCGCGCGTTTGCCTATCCGCGGCCAGTCGATTCGCTTGCGCCGGAGTCTGTCACGCGACAGATCGACGATCTGCGCAGCCGGCAGCCGGACGCGCTGGCAGGTTTCGAGGCGGCGCTCACCAGTCTGGAATGTATTGAAAGCTGGTGCAAAGGGCATCTCGGCGTCTATCAGCCGGACTTTTCCACTTTGAGCCGGCTTTTGCGGCGCGTGATTGGCGACGCAGTGACGACTGTCTCCGTTCCTCAAGAAGCGCCTTGCGCCGAGGCGATCGTTCCTGAAACGTCGGGCGGGGGCGTATTGGCGGGCTCTCGTCACGCCGGGTTGCCGCGAATGGTCGCTTCGGACACGGTAGCGCTCGATGCCGGCACGTTGTCTTTACGGGATCGTGACGAAGCGCTGGATCTTATCCGCGAAGCGCGGCACTGGTTCGAGCGACACGAGCCGAGCAGCCCGATTCCCGTGCTGCTGCGCAGGGCCGAGCAGTTTGTCGGCAAGCGATACGCGGACGTTGTGAAGGCAATCCCGGCGGAATTGCTTGAACAATGGGAAAGGCAGGAGTGA
- a CDS encoding glycoside hydrolase family protein, producing the protein MANEAKQMSAAGLAALRVREGTVFHYYNDMANNCTYGVGTLAHHGPCTDDEVRRPVTTADVNAQLSLAVRSAEAAVRRQVSARELSQDQFDALVSYTYNAGATGARPALEAANAGRDAQVVTHMNRNVNLYPRDAHGHRLHPVRSAGLVNRRREESAPFRLPEAPAR; encoded by the coding sequence ATGGCGAACGAGGCGAAACAGATGAGTGCGGCAGGTCTGGCGGCATTGAGAGTGCGCGAAGGCACTGTGTTTCACTACTACAACGACATGGCGAACAACTGCACGTATGGCGTGGGCACGCTGGCGCACCATGGGCCTTGCACGGACGACGAAGTGCGTCGCCCGGTGACGACCGCGGACGTCAATGCGCAACTGTCGCTAGCGGTGCGCAGCGCCGAGGCCGCGGTGCGGAGACAGGTATCGGCGCGCGAATTGAGCCAGGATCAGTTCGATGCGCTTGTCAGTTATACGTACAACGCCGGCGCGACGGGTGCACGTCCGGCTCTCGAGGCGGCTAACGCGGGGCGGGACGCTCAGGTCGTCACTCACATGAACCGGAACGTGAATCTCTACCCCCGCGATGCTCATGGACACCGTCTGCATCCGGTGCGATCGGCAGGCCTCGTCAACCGGCGCCGTGAAGAGTCCGCGCCGTTCAGGTTGCCGGAGGCACCCGCACGATGA
- a CDS encoding lysozyme inhibitor LprI family protein, with protein MKRLAFFLIGLVCTSLHAAATDPVDEIANRSGLPASEVSALIANCDASQTSMNFCAWRDQLVAEQNLHLVMADREAQSPTCKARLEKQISRWITQRDRACRSEAQQAWGTGSMRQAAQATCAAKQTETLIGKVKAFGCR; from the coding sequence ATGAAGCGCCTGGCTTTCTTTTTGATCGGTCTCGTCTGCACATCGCTTCATGCCGCGGCTACGGATCCTGTCGACGAAATTGCCAACCGCAGCGGATTGCCCGCGAGCGAGGTGAGCGCGCTGATCGCGAATTGCGACGCGAGCCAGACAAGCATGAATTTTTGTGCGTGGCGGGACCAGCTCGTCGCCGAACAGAATCTGCATCTCGTAATGGCCGACAGGGAAGCGCAATCGCCGACATGCAAGGCGCGCCTCGAAAAGCAAATATCGCGCTGGATCACGCAGCGCGATCGCGCCTGCCGGAGCGAAGCGCAACAGGCCTGGGGAACCGGCTCGATGCGCCAGGCGGCGCAGGCAACGTGTGCGGCAAAACAGACGGAAACGCTCATCGGGAAGGTGAAAGCCTTCGGTTGCCGGTAG
- a CDS encoding DcrB-related protein has protein sequence MKYFTHECSFDIPNLAEDRTVNALTLHCPITGSPFQVVVSRDELIGGEDLVVCIKRQVRMMTRHVSNFRELARREIFRNSNGLQALEIESAFRQANSNYYQVQAVIITRPPSLLVLTLSNQTPLREPHRETWATILDTYRLREVIQQG, from the coding sequence ATGAAATATTTCACCCACGAGTGCAGTTTCGATATCCCCAATCTTGCGGAAGACCGCACGGTCAACGCGCTCACTTTGCATTGCCCGATTACAGGTTCGCCTTTCCAGGTCGTGGTTAGCCGGGACGAACTGATCGGCGGAGAAGATCTGGTGGTTTGCATCAAGCGCCAGGTACGCATGATGACGCGTCATGTATCCAACTTTCGCGAACTTGCGCGACGCGAGATATTCCGGAATTCAAATGGACTGCAGGCGCTCGAGATTGAAAGTGCATTTCGGCAAGCCAATTCGAACTATTACCAGGTACAGGCGGTGATCATTACGCGGCCGCCATCACTTCTGGTGCTGACGCTGTCAAATCAAACGCCACTGCGCGAACCGCATCGCGAAACATGGGCAACGATCCTTGACACGTATCGGCTGAGGGAAGTTATTCAACAGGGCTGA
- a CDS encoding RHS repeat-associated core domain-containing protein: MGLLAAARIHDTFTHTSLFAQILKVAASVGAGLLVGLAVGAAAALIVGTGGLGAIVLGAVVGAVIGVMADAATSAFTGKGSLEQYLSDMANEVIDSFIPGKVEGAIATGSQDVLINGQRAARAAGVMAPPLSPGVEPQSVADIFTATDLDFVGCSNHPSPHGEHMAEGSSSVFINGHPASRIKDKTTCDGSVNTGSPNVSIGGETVAVREIRSEMPPWLATVAKYAGLAIALCQAVRGKGPLASKVACFAMNFAVNAVAGEVVNAAARRMTSGRVGHPVHLPTGAKLIDGDEDLDFTLDAPIPVIWQRFYSSLDPRSDGPLGKGWSLPYSVELNLWVSDGTHPHEWIDAQGRRTRLPHLRRGEKTYSRIEGMTFACTSGGHWMVEHDDGLCMDFGQATAEETKQFLRPWVIEDRNSNRLYLRHDDERRLVGLATMSGHTIVLAYDAIHRRRVSEVTLHMEGEAPICLARYAYSEAGQLAAVRNAAEQITREYGYDADGRMIMHRLPGGLAAFYRWEQFERTGLAPESGPEVGEARIVEHWSDAGDRYLIAYDFEAQTTFVRDHLGRETRCVWNEAYLVTAHTDALGHTWRFGWSGSRELLSMTDPMGAATRIEYDDERGLPTRVINAIGEVTEIAWHPRWAEPVCLTSADGSRWQYEYDRLGNRVAQIDPLKQRTEWCLNRAGQPVARIDARGGMSHFGWDRLHRLMASTDCSGNTTRLTHDGRGRMVEIRDALGHGSYYGYDALDRIVRVRHPDGSEECYAWQLAGLVSHRDGGGRETRFAYDKLGRVVSRRDGNGHEVNLQYDAAGNLSRLINASGKQYRFGWDAADRLMEQAGVDDVLTTYQRDALGYPSAVCQGAGTAEQVTVRFERDRLGRLTLKTTPLTETSYRYDAGGYLIEIARRDAQDKPIDRIELKHDALGRLLSECTEWSGEPARCSKLEHGYDELGNRTSLQLADGHRLEWMYYGSGHLHRATHDGEVVSDFERDALHREVARTQGALTLRTAWDSRGRRVGRWTGGRRQAGEWGRFARGEDSLAKAFAYDASGELIKRLDPIAGELRFAYDRSGQLLRCEGVPQVGVLNEQFVYDAAANLLAAGQVGRIEGNRLVMSGDSRFRYDGHGRLVEKLKGSHTRQKLFWNAEHQLEAVVTVRHGVEQRVRYCYDALGRRVSKEDAFGETRFLWDGLRLLQEARGYREATYLYEGGSYEPLARIDSVREDGQWLWRAYEQGEGRQTEATARAPAQIYHFHTNSSGAPEELTDRHGRVVWRTRYRAWGNVVLQEYGREFEPGRRGEVEKPLPQSLRLQGQYEDAETGLHYNLFRYYDPDVGRFVSQDPIGLLGGFNLYQYAPNPVQWIDPLGLSSVCCCKGSYGGAKQASQYLKDAGVPRARRKEIMESFDVGTIDMRNAGASEYGLRYYDESKAYAKGRYLFETFPASRESLAVKPEWNDMTKIQQWNVREGEPMIEGRASAQGPCLPGGQVQKFILNLDALSKP; this comes from the coding sequence ATGGGACTTCTTGCTGCTGCTCGTATCCACGACACGTTCACACACACTTCTCTGTTCGCTCAGATACTGAAAGTGGCCGCGAGCGTCGGCGCAGGGTTGCTCGTCGGCCTCGCTGTCGGGGCGGCGGCGGCGCTCATTGTCGGGACTGGAGGGTTGGGTGCGATTGTTCTGGGAGCCGTTGTCGGTGCGGTGATCGGCGTCATGGCGGACGCCGCGACTTCGGCCTTTACCGGGAAGGGTTCTCTCGAGCAATATTTGTCAGATATGGCAAACGAGGTGATCGACAGTTTCATACCGGGTAAAGTCGAGGGAGCGATCGCAACAGGGTCTCAGGATGTTCTTATCAACGGTCAGAGGGCGGCGCGCGCAGCCGGTGTCATGGCTCCACCGCTTTCTCCAGGCGTTGAGCCGCAATCTGTCGCCGACATATTCACGGCCACCGACCTTGATTTCGTGGGTTGCTCGAACCATCCCTCACCGCACGGTGAACATATGGCAGAGGGCTCGTCGAGCGTTTTTATCAACGGCCACCCCGCCTCGCGCATCAAGGACAAGACAACATGTGATGGTTCTGTGAACACTGGGTCGCCGAACGTCAGCATCGGCGGTGAAACCGTGGCGGTTCGCGAGATCAGGTCCGAGATGCCGCCGTGGCTGGCCACGGTGGCAAAGTATGCAGGCCTCGCGATCGCATTGTGTCAGGCCGTACGAGGTAAGGGGCCGCTGGCCAGTAAGGTCGCCTGTTTCGCGATGAACTTCGCAGTTAACGCGGTTGCCGGAGAGGTAGTGAACGCGGCAGCGAGGCGAATGACTTCCGGTCGTGTCGGGCATCCGGTGCATTTGCCAACGGGAGCGAAGTTAATCGACGGAGACGAAGACCTCGATTTCACGCTGGATGCACCCATTCCGGTGATATGGCAACGTTTCTACAGCAGCCTGGACCCACGCAGCGATGGGCCGCTCGGGAAAGGCTGGAGTTTGCCCTACAGCGTGGAATTGAACCTGTGGGTAAGCGACGGCACGCATCCACACGAATGGATCGACGCGCAAGGCAGGCGTACGCGTTTGCCGCATTTGCGTCGAGGCGAAAAGACATATAGCCGAATCGAGGGGATGACCTTTGCCTGCACGTCGGGTGGCCACTGGATGGTTGAGCACGACGATGGTCTTTGCATGGATTTTGGTCAGGCCACGGCTGAGGAGACGAAGCAGTTTCTTCGGCCTTGGGTTATTGAAGACCGCAATTCGAATCGACTTTATTTGCGTCACGATGATGAGCGCCGGCTTGTTGGCCTCGCGACGATGTCGGGACACACGATCGTTCTCGCATACGATGCGATACACCGGCGGCGCGTTTCAGAGGTGACGCTGCATATGGAAGGCGAGGCGCCCATATGCCTCGCGCGCTACGCTTATTCGGAAGCGGGCCAGCTTGCCGCAGTTCGCAATGCAGCGGAGCAGATTACGCGCGAATACGGCTACGACGCCGACGGACGAATGATCATGCATCGCTTGCCCGGAGGACTTGCGGCGTTCTATCGGTGGGAGCAGTTCGAGAGAACCGGGTTGGCACCGGAAAGCGGGCCAGAGGTCGGCGAGGCGCGAATTGTCGAGCACTGGAGCGATGCAGGAGATCGATACCTGATCGCTTACGATTTCGAGGCTCAAACAACCTTCGTGCGTGATCATTTGGGACGGGAGACCCGTTGCGTCTGGAACGAGGCATACCTGGTGACAGCACACACCGATGCCTTGGGTCATACGTGGCGATTCGGGTGGAGTGGTTCGCGGGAACTGTTGTCGATGACGGATCCGATGGGCGCGGCGACGCGAATCGAGTATGACGATGAACGGGGTCTTCCCACTCGCGTGATCAACGCCATTGGGGAGGTGACTGAGATCGCATGGCATCCGCGATGGGCTGAGCCCGTGTGCCTTACCTCGGCGGACGGCAGCCGATGGCAATACGAATACGATCGGTTAGGCAATCGGGTGGCGCAGATCGATCCGCTGAAGCAGCGGACGGAGTGGTGCCTGAACCGTGCGGGACAGCCGGTAGCCCGGATCGATGCGCGTGGCGGAATGAGCCACTTCGGTTGGGATCGTTTACATCGCCTGATGGCAAGCACGGATTGTTCAGGGAATACGACGCGGTTGACGCACGATGGCAGGGGACGGATGGTGGAAATCCGCGACGCGTTGGGCCACGGGTCGTATTACGGTTACGATGCGTTGGACCGTATTGTGCGAGTAAGGCATCCAGACGGTAGCGAAGAATGCTATGCGTGGCAGCTTGCCGGCCTTGTCTCGCATAGGGACGGTGGCGGGCGGGAAACCCGATTTGCTTACGACAAGCTAGGGCGTGTCGTAAGCCGGCGCGACGGCAATGGTCATGAGGTGAACCTGCAGTATGACGCAGCGGGTAACCTGAGCCGGCTTATCAACGCCAGTGGCAAGCAATATCGTTTCGGCTGGGATGCCGCAGACCGGCTGATGGAACAGGCAGGTGTCGACGACGTCTTGACGACATATCAGCGCGATGCACTTGGCTACCCAAGCGCGGTCTGTCAGGGGGCAGGGACAGCAGAGCAGGTGACTGTGCGGTTTGAGCGTGATCGGCTAGGGCGCCTGACGCTCAAGACCACACCTCTGACGGAGACGTCCTATCGCTATGATGCCGGCGGCTACCTGATAGAGATCGCTCGCCGCGATGCACAGGACAAGCCAATAGATCGTATCGAGTTGAAGCATGACGCGCTGGGCCGCCTGCTTAGTGAGTGTACCGAGTGGTCAGGGGAACCGGCGCGGTGCTCGAAGTTGGAACATGGCTACGATGAACTCGGCAACCGTACCTCGCTGCAGCTTGCTGACGGGCATCGGCTTGAGTGGATGTATTACGGGAGTGGGCACTTGCATCGTGCGACCCATGATGGCGAGGTTGTCAGCGACTTTGAGCGCGACGCATTGCATCGGGAGGTGGCACGCACGCAGGGGGCACTAACGCTTCGGACGGCGTGGGACAGTCGCGGGCGACGCGTGGGTCGCTGGACTGGCGGCCGAAGGCAAGCGGGTGAGTGGGGGCGTTTCGCCAGGGGAGAGGACTCGCTTGCAAAGGCATTTGCGTATGACGCAAGCGGGGAATTGATCAAGCGACTTGATCCTATAGCGGGAGAGTTGCGCTTCGCCTACGACCGAAGCGGGCAACTGTTGCGATGCGAGGGCGTGCCGCAGGTTGGCGTATTGAATGAGCAGTTTGTGTACGATGCGGCCGCCAATTTGTTGGCGGCCGGGCAGGTGGGGCGTATCGAGGGTAACCGGCTGGTCATGTCTGGGGATAGCCGGTTCCGATATGACGGACACGGCAGGCTGGTCGAGAAACTAAAGGGTTCGCATACACGGCAAAAGCTCTTCTGGAATGCAGAGCATCAGCTCGAAGCGGTGGTGACTGTTCGACATGGTGTGGAGCAGCGGGTGCGCTACTGCTACGACGCATTGGGCCGGCGCGTATCGAAAGAAGATGCGTTTGGGGAAACGCGTTTTCTGTGGGACGGGTTGAGGTTGTTGCAGGAGGCGCGTGGGTACCGTGAAGCGACGTATCTGTATGAAGGCGGGAGCTATGAGCCATTGGCGCGCATCGATTCGGTACGTGAGGATGGTCAGTGGTTGTGGCGTGCGTATGAGCAAGGGGAGGGAAGGCAGACGGAGGCCACGGCGCGCGCGCCAGCGCAGATCTATCATTTCCACACGAATTCGAGTGGGGCGCCGGAGGAACTGACCGACAGGCATGGGCGGGTGGTGTGGCGAACGCGGTATCGCGCCTGGGGCAATGTGGTGCTGCAGGAGTATGGGCGGGAGTTTGAGCCGGGGCGACGAGGCGAGGTCGAAAAGCCGCTGCCGCAGTCGTTGCGGTTGCAAGGGCAGTACGAAGACGCTGAGACGGGACTGCACTACAATCTTTTCAGATATTACGATCCGGATGTCGGGCGGTTTGTTAGTCAGGATCCGATTGGGCTTCTGGGCGGATTTAATCTGTATCAATACGCGCCCAACCCGGTGCAGTGGATTGATCCGCTGGGGTTGTCTAGTGTCTGCTGCTGCAAAGGCTCGTACGGCGGAGCAAAGCAAGCTTCGCAATACCTCAAGGACGCGGGTGTTCCGAGAGCGCGGAGAAAGGAGATCATGGAGTCGTTCGATGTCGGAACGATCGATATGCGTAACGCTGGAGCCAGCGAGTACGGCCTTCGCTACTACGATGAAAGCAAAGCGTACGCAAAAGGCCGGTATT